In Deinococcus puniceus, one genomic interval encodes:
- a CDS encoding endonuclease III domain-containing protein: MPPAVRLPKSTLPKSVLPKLTLAEQQPPPADLGEVARRLRERYLPTLPAPRRSPEPVDALIGTILSQQNTSIIARRQFAALKASYPQWEAALADGPDGIEGVLRGAGGGLARIKADYIYNVLHRLEETRGTLSLQDTHDLNDVEARALLESLPGVGMKTASLVLLFDLARPAMPVDTHIGRIAARLEWVPARWNAIKVERWFDEVLPRDWASRYGFHVSAIRHGRETCRAQRPDCEACVLRDLCPSAGVFLAGSGGGV, encoded by the coding sequence GTGCCGCCCGCTGTCCGTTTGCCCAAATCCACACTGCCCAAATCCGTACTGCCAAAACTTACTCTGGCCGAGCAGCAGCCCCCGCCCGCCGACTTGGGTGAGGTGGCGCGGCGCTTGCGGGAACGCTATCTGCCCACGCTGCCTGCGCCCCGCCGTAGCCCTGAGCCTGTGGACGCCTTGATCGGCACCATCTTGTCTCAGCAAAATACGAGCATTATTGCGCGGCGGCAATTCGCGGCCCTGAAAGCCAGTTATCCGCAGTGGGAAGCGGCGTTGGCCGATGGCCCAGACGGTATAGAGGGCGTGTTGCGGGGCGCAGGCGGCGGGCTGGCGCGCATCAAGGCCGACTACATCTACAACGTGCTGCACAGGCTGGAAGAAACGCGGGGCACCCTGAGCCTGCAAGACACCCATGACCTGAACGACGTCGAAGCCCGCGCCCTGCTGGAATCGTTGCCGGGAGTGGGCATGAAAACGGCGTCTCTTGTGCTGCTGTTCGATCTGGCGCGGCCTGCCATGCCCGTAGACACGCACATTGGCCGGATCGCGGCGCGGCTGGAGTGGGTTCCCGCCCGCTGGAACGCCATAAAGGTAGAACGCTGGTTCGATGAAGTGCTGCCCCGTGACTGGGCCTCGCGCTACGGCTTTCATGTGTCGGCCATTCGGCATGGCCGCGAAACCTGCCGCGCCCAGCGCCCTGATTGTGAAGCTTGCGTGCTGCGCGACCTGTGCCCCTCGGCGGGGGTATTCTTGGCGGGCAGTGGGGGAGGTGTCTAA
- a CDS encoding uroporphyrinogen-III synthase, with protein sequence MDWFGGLRVLSLESRRSEEMATLIGKYGGVALVAPSMREQKLDLSAHLTQFEAGLAAGDIHAVACMTGVGSKLFLRDLAALNPQHLETLQTIPMVARGTKPMQTLKTFGLTGVSVPKPCTWHEVQDHLIATLLPGQHAVILEYGDATPPAMLHTLKHAGLRVTSIPVYRCAFPADTAPLAHAIRDTVLGGQDILLLSSGTQVLHLLKFAARMNLEAELRDAIRRMVVVSIGPACSESAAELGLRIDLEANPHKMGILVRTAAEHGPALLRGRLGKVG encoded by the coding sequence ATGGATTGGTTTGGCGGTTTAAGGGTACTGAGTTTGGAATCCCGGCGCTCCGAGGAAATGGCGACGCTGATCGGCAAATACGGCGGCGTGGCGTTGGTGGCCCCCAGTATGCGCGAGCAAAAGCTTGACCTGAGCGCCCACCTGACCCAATTTGAGGCGGGGCTGGCGGCAGGTGACATTCACGCGGTAGCCTGCATGACGGGCGTGGGCAGCAAACTGTTTTTGCGCGACTTGGCGGCCCTCAATCCACAGCACCTAGAAACGCTGCAAACCATTCCGATGGTGGCACGCGGCACCAAGCCCATGCAGACACTCAAAACCTTTGGCCTGACCGGGGTCAGTGTGCCCAAGCCGTGTACGTGGCACGAAGTTCAGGATCATCTGATCGCTACCCTCTTGCCCGGCCAGCACGCCGTCATTCTGGAATATGGCGACGCCACGCCGCCCGCCATGCTGCACACGCTGAAGCACGCGGGCCTGCGCGTGACCAGCATTCCGGTGTACCGCTGCGCCTTTCCCGCCGATACCGCGCCGCTGGCCCACGCCATCCGCGATACCGTGCTGGGCGGCCAGGACATCTTGCTGCTCTCCAGCGGCACACAAGTCTTGCATCTGCTGAAATTTGCCGCCCGCATGAATCTAGAAGCGGAACTGCGCGACGCGATTCGCCGGATGGTGGTGGTCAGCATCGGCCCCGCGTGCAGCGAGAGTGCCGCCGAACTGGGCCTACGAATTGATCTGGAAGCCAACCCGCACAAGATGGGGATTCTGGTGCGTACCGCCGCCGAACACGGCCCCGCGCTGCTGCGTGGGCGGCTGGGGAAGGTGGGGTAG
- a CDS encoding molybdopterin oxidoreductase family protein, which produces MSAPHVSASSVLPPAVPRLVRTTCPYCAVQCNFDLHIENNLPVKSTPTKECPVAHGTVCKKGLAALSDLRHPERLTTPLLRKNGQLVPVGWAEAMAYVREALTPMLAANPDAVGVYGSGSLTNEKTYLLGKFARLALKTANIDYNGRYCMASASTALNRTVGYDRGLGFPLSDMGTSDLIVLVGANIAETLPPIMQYLKAAKDRGALVYAIDPRATTTAKVAGKHLGIRPGSDGVLALGLLHLMKQWNKIRPTATAHGLTGVLWQADDYPPARVAHECGIPESEFMALAHAYANATKPLILTGRGAEQHAHGTDTVHALLNLAFLTGHFGKPGGGYGTLTGQGNGQGGREHGQKTDQLPGARSLRDPRHRAEIAALWDCDPADLPQPGKSAQELLNACGSDIEALIVLGSNPVVSAAGAGHVTERLRALKHLIVIDFLPSETAQLATLVLPGSMWCEEEGTTTNLEGRVQRRRKAITAPGAAREDWRILCDLAHAVGRPKGFEYATFRDLQDEFFRATRGGKADYSGLSAERLDRASAQWPVPHAAGPDTPYAYAPTYPTADGLATLHLPTLPAFTAAPQSSKLALTLTTGRLGNQYQSGTQTRRNAGLRAENTAQMHPDTARQHGLKAGDAVTLRTAHGSTTLPVSLTPGIRPDTVFLPFHWPDTANLLTDHHTLDPHSKMPAFKATPVTLHPAHAAELANEPMRGVGQPVMR; this is translated from the coding sequence ATGTCTGCGCCGCACGTCTCCGCTTCCAGTGTGTTGCCGCCCGCCGTGCCCCGGCTGGTGCGAACCACTTGCCCTTACTGCGCGGTGCAGTGCAATTTCGATCTGCACATAGAAAACAATCTGCCCGTGAAGAGCACGCCCACCAAAGAATGCCCGGTGGCACACGGTACGGTCTGCAAAAAGGGGCTGGCGGCCCTCAGCGATCTGCGCCACCCCGAACGCCTGACCACGCCGCTGCTGAGGAAAAACGGCCAACTGGTGCCCGTGGGCTGGGCCGAGGCGATGGCCTATGTGCGTGAAGCCCTGACGCCAATGCTGGCGGCCAACCCTGACGCGGTGGGCGTCTACGGCAGCGGCAGCCTGACCAACGAAAAGACTTATCTGCTGGGCAAATTTGCCCGCCTCGCGCTGAAAACGGCCAACATCGACTACAACGGGCGTTACTGCATGGCGTCGGCCAGCACGGCTCTCAACCGCACGGTGGGCTATGACCGGGGGCTGGGCTTTCCCCTGTCCGATATGGGCACCAGCGATCTGATTGTGCTGGTGGGTGCGAACATTGCCGAGACGTTGCCGCCGATCATGCAGTACCTCAAGGCCGCCAAAGACCGGGGTGCGCTGGTGTACGCGATAGACCCCCGTGCCACTACCACCGCCAAAGTCGCGGGCAAGCATCTGGGGATTCGGCCCGGCAGCGACGGCGTGCTGGCGCTGGGCCTCCTGCACCTGATGAAGCAGTGGAACAAGATTCGGCCCACCGCCACCGCACACGGCCTGACCGGGGTGCTGTGGCAAGCCGACGATTACCCGCCCGCCCGCGTGGCCCACGAATGCGGCATTCCCGAAAGCGAATTTATGGCGTTGGCCCACGCCTACGCGAACGCCACCAAGCCCCTAATCCTGACTGGACGCGGAGCAGAGCAGCACGCCCACGGCACCGACACGGTTCATGCGCTGCTGAATCTTGCTTTCCTGACGGGGCATTTTGGCAAACCGGGCGGGGGCTACGGCACGCTGACCGGGCAGGGCAATGGGCAGGGCGGGCGCGAACACGGCCAGAAAACCGACCAGTTGCCGGGCGCACGCAGCCTGCGCGATCCTCGTCACCGCGCCGAAATAGCCGCCTTGTGGGATTGCGATCCTGCCGATTTGCCCCAGCCCGGAAAGAGCGCACAGGAACTTCTGAATGCTTGCGGTTCCGACATAGAAGCCCTGATCGTGTTGGGATCGAATCCGGTGGTCAGCGCGGCGGGAGCGGGCCACGTGACCGAACGCCTGCGGGCGCTGAAGCACCTGATCGTCATCGATTTTTTGCCCAGCGAGACGGCGCAACTGGCAACCTTGGTGCTGCCCGGTTCCATGTGGTGCGAGGAAGAAGGCACGACCACCAATCTGGAAGGCCGGGTGCAGCGCCGCCGCAAAGCGATCACTGCGCCGGGGGCCGCCCGCGAAGACTGGCGCATCCTGTGCGATCTGGCCCACGCGGTAGGCCGTCCCAAAGGGTTTGAGTACGCCACCTTCCGGGACTTGCAGGACGAATTCTTCCGGGCCACACGCGGGGGCAAGGCCGATTACAGCGGTCTGAGTGCCGAACGCCTTGACCGCGCCAGTGCCCAGTGGCCCGTGCCACACGCGGCTGGCCCCGATACGCCCTACGCCTACGCGCCCACTTACCCCACCGCCGATGGGCTGGCAACCCTGCATTTGCCCACGCTACCCGCCTTTACCGCTGCCCCCCAATCCTCAAAGCTGGCCCTCACCCTCACCACTGGACGCCTCGGCAACCAATACCAGAGCGGCACCCAGACGCGGCGCAACGCAGGCCTCCGCGCCGAAAACACCGCCCAGATGCATCCTGATACCGCCCGCCAGCATGGGCTGAAAGCAGGCGACGCCGTGACCCTCAGAACCGCGCATGGTAGCACCACGCTCCCCGTATCCCTCACCCCCGGCATTCGGCCCGACACGGTGTTTTTGCCGTTTCACTGGCCTGATACCGCCAACCTGCTCACCGATCACCACACCCTTGACCCCCATTCCAAGATGCCCGCGTTCAAGGCCACGCCCGTCACGCTGCACCCGGCCCATGCTGCCGAACTAGCCAACGAACCAATGCGGGGGGTGGGTCAACCTGTGATGCGCTGA
- a CDS encoding IS982 family transposase, whose protein sequence is MTILELFCDVDDFCQTLPPFQVVLTRPALPEQASDSRPIRNRPTGLHLSEIMTILIAFHQSSYRQFKAYYTTEILKHGRADFPKAPKYSRFVELMPRALLSLVIYFYRSFGACTGISFVDSTKLEVCRLKRMNTHRVFKEDAALGKTSMGWFYGFKLHLLCNDTGELLWVSLTPGNGDDRAALRDFFQHDLFSLFGKVFADRGYISQALATELLNEHHVALHTRLRKNMKCAVPVLSEDALFLRKRAIIESVIDQLKNISQIEHSRHRSPVNFMVNLVCGLIAYSRQPKKPSLIPQAGPLKLVA, encoded by the coding sequence ATGACCATACTCGAATTGTTTTGCGACGTCGACGACTTCTGCCAAACTCTCCCGCCCTTCCAAGTGGTACTGACCAGACCTGCTCTCCCAGAGCAGGCCTCGGACTCACGCCCGATCCGCAATCGTCCCACTGGACTCCATCTCAGCGAAATCATGACGATCCTCATCGCCTTTCATCAGTCGAGCTATCGCCAGTTCAAGGCGTACTACACAACAGAAATCTTGAAACATGGGCGAGCTGACTTCCCAAAAGCGCCCAAGTATTCCCGTTTCGTGGAGTTGATGCCACGGGCGCTGCTGTCTCTGGTGATCTACTTCTATCGCAGCTTCGGGGCGTGTACCGGGATTTCTTTCGTGGACTCCACCAAGTTGGAAGTCTGTCGGCTGAAGCGAATGAACACCCACCGGGTGTTCAAGGAGGACGCTGCCTTGGGGAAGACCTCCATGGGCTGGTTCTACGGTTTCAAACTGCATTTGCTCTGCAACGACACCGGTGAGTTGCTGTGGGTGAGCCTCACGCCAGGAAATGGAGATGATCGCGCCGCCCTGCGGGATTTTTTCCAACATGACCTGTTTTCCCTGTTTGGGAAGGTGTTTGCAGATCGCGGGTATATCTCACAAGCCCTCGCCACCGAACTTCTCAACGAGCACCACGTGGCGCTACACACCCGGCTCCGCAAGAACATGAAATGCGCTGTCCCCGTCCTGAGCGAAGATGCTCTCTTCCTCAGGAAGAGAGCCATCATCGAATCCGTCATTGATCAACTGAAAAATATCAGCCAGATCGAGCATTCCCGGCACCGCAGCCCAGTCAACTTCATGGTCAACCTGGTGTGTGGACTGATTGCCTATTCACGTCAGCCCAAGAAACCCTCGCTCATCCCCCAAGCAGGCCCCTTGAAGCTCGTGGCTTAA
- a CDS encoding hydroxyacid-oxoacid transhydrogenase, which produces MTHAPSPLESVFTVEATPIKFGPGAAAEAGWELARLGVRRAFVVVDPALLEQTAGQAVLDNLRESGAELVIFSDIRVEPDLQSLERAAAAARASGADGFVALGGGSTIDTAKVANLLASCGGGVMDYVNPPIGAGRQPTRALMPLLAIPTTAGSGSEATTVAILDLPELGVKSGISHRLLRPSQAIVDPELTRTAPPQVIAAAGLDVVCHAAESFLSRPYTTRPRPATPAERPPYQGSNPVADLWSGQALRWGGDYLRRAVQDGQDTEARGFMMLGATMAGVGFGSAGVHIPHACAYPIAGLRHSFQSPGYPTDHAFVPHGFSVIVTAPAAFRFTFESSPARHIQAASFLTGGTYAPDDRDALPNALSALMRDVGAPSGLRALGYVPADLPALVDGALKQQRLLAVAPRLPTGADLEAIFAASFENWG; this is translated from the coding sequence ATGACCCATGCTCCATCCCCCCTCGAATCCGTCTTTACCGTCGAAGCCACCCCCATCAAGTTTGGGCCGGGAGCGGCGGCAGAGGCGGGCTGGGAACTGGCGCGGCTGGGCGTACGGCGGGCCTTCGTGGTGGTTGATCCGGCCTTGCTGGAACAGACAGCGGGGCAAGCGGTGCTGGACAACTTGCGGGAAAGCGGCGCTGAATTGGTGATCTTTTCGGATATTCGGGTAGAACCGGACTTGCAAAGCCTAGAGCGGGCGGCAGCGGCGGCACGGGCATCCGGGGCCGATGGATTCGTGGCGTTGGGCGGCGGCAGCACCATCGACACGGCCAAAGTTGCCAACTTGCTGGCTTCCTGCGGGGGCGGGGTGATGGATTACGTGAACCCGCCCATCGGCGCGGGCCGCCAGCCGACGCGGGCGCTGATGCCGCTGCTGGCGATTCCCACCACGGCGGGCAGTGGATCGGAGGCCACCACCGTCGCCATTCTGGATTTGCCCGAACTGGGCGTGAAATCGGGCATCAGTCACCGCTTGCTGCGGCCTTCGCAGGCCATCGTAGACCCTGAACTGACCCGCACGGCCCCGCCCCAAGTCATCGCCGCTGCCGGGCTGGATGTGGTCTGCCACGCCGCCGAGAGCTTCCTGAGCCGCCCTTACACCACGAGGCCGCGCCCCGCCACGCCCGCCGAGCGCCCGCCGTATCAGGGCAGCAATCCGGTGGCCGACTTGTGGTCAGGCCAAGCCCTGCGTTGGGGTGGAGACTACCTGCGCCGCGCCGTGCAGGACGGCCAAGACACCGAGGCACGCGGCTTCATGATGCTGGGGGCGACGATGGCGGGCGTGGGCTTCGGCTCGGCAGGGGTGCACATTCCGCACGCCTGCGCCTATCCCATTGCGGGCCTGCGCCACAGCTTCCAGTCTCCGGGCTACCCCACAGATCATGCCTTCGTGCCACACGGCTTTTCCGTCATCGTCACCGCGCCCGCTGCCTTCCGCTTCACCTTCGAATCCAGCCCCGCACGCCACATTCAGGCCGCCAGCTTTTTGACCGGGGGAACCTATGCACCGGATGACCGGGACGCCCTGCCCAACGCCCTTTCGGCCTTGATGCGTGATGTAGGCGCACCGTCAGGACTGCGTGCGCTGGGCTACGTGCCCGCCGATTTGCCCGCACTGGTAGACGGGGCGCTGAAGCAGCAGCGGTTGCTGGCCGTCGCGCCGCGTCTGCCTACCGGAGCGGATTTGGAAGCGATATTTGCGGCGAGTTTTGAGAACTGGGGGTAG
- the nirD gene encoding nitrite reductase small subunit NirD has translation MTLTLSSPSTAWVRVCKLDDILPGAGVCALVDGAQVAVFRVNYRGADRIFAVGNHDPYTSANVLSRGLTGSYTAVDGLRFKVASPLLKHAFDLETGVSLDDPALRLPVYAARAKGGDVWIGLAV, from the coding sequence ATGACCCTCACACTTTCTTCTCCGTCTACCGCTTGGGTTCGCGTGTGCAAGCTCGACGATATTTTGCCCGGTGCGGGCGTGTGCGCCCTCGTGGACGGCGCTCAGGTGGCCGTGTTCCGCGTGAATTACCGGGGCGCAGACCGGATTTTTGCGGTGGGCAACCACGATCCCTACACCAGCGCCAACGTGCTGTCTCGCGGGCTGACTGGAAGCTACACGGCGGTGGATGGCCTGCGCTTCAAGGTGGCCTCGCCGCTACTGAAGCACGCCTTCGATTTGGAGACGGGCGTGAGTTTGGACGACCCCGCCCTGCGCCTGCCCGTGTATGCGGCCCGCGCCAAAGGGGGTGACGTATGGATTGGTTTGGCGGTTTAA
- a CDS encoding MFS transporter: protein MTSTPISSPAAEPISPDARRVVAWSTAGFTLMFAVWVMFAIVGLPIRKTLGLSDTQFTLLTAIPVLTGSLLRLPAGLMADRIGGKKVFLGVTLLTAVFALALAFANSYNTLLALALGVGLAGVSFAVGNAWIAQWVPVSRRGLALGTFGAGNAGASITKLLAPLLITLVPVGFLIPGGWHFVPFVFAILLVLIAALTARFTPADAAVRPVRTFADWMRPLGSAQVWRFGLYYVVFFGAYVALSLFLPKYYVDHYDLPLAQAGLLTALFIFPASLLRPLGGYLSDRFGPRSITVASFAVMLLGTLPLIRELPLTTFMLLTTVVGVGMGVGKASTYTLVAQWYPHDMGVVGGLVGLLGGLGGFILPLAFAFLKPSLGPQAAFITLMFVTLLSTAVFVASMMRLRALGLRPNFA, encoded by the coding sequence ATGACATCTACCCCGATTTCCAGTCCTGCTGCCGAGCCGATCAGCCCCGATGCCCGCCGCGTGGTGGCGTGGAGCACCGCCGGATTTACGCTGATGTTCGCCGTGTGGGTCATGTTTGCCATCGTTGGCCTGCCGATCCGCAAAACCCTCGGCCTCAGCGATACTCAGTTCACGCTGCTCACCGCTATTCCCGTGCTGACGGGTTCGCTGCTGCGCTTGCCTGCTGGCCTGATGGCAGACCGAATCGGCGGCAAGAAGGTCTTTTTGGGCGTCACGCTGCTGACGGCGGTGTTTGCCCTCGCTCTGGCGTTTGCCAATAGCTACAACACGCTGTTGGCCTTGGCGCTGGGCGTGGGTCTCGCGGGGGTCAGTTTCGCGGTGGGCAACGCGTGGATTGCCCAGTGGGTTCCGGTGTCGCGGCGTGGATTGGCGCTGGGCACTTTTGGTGCGGGCAACGCGGGGGCCAGCATCACCAAGCTGCTTGCGCCGCTGCTAATTACGCTGGTTCCTGTAGGCTTCCTCATTCCCGGTGGCTGGCACTTCGTCCCGTTCGTGTTCGCCATTTTGCTGGTACTGATCGCCGCTCTTACCGCCCGCTTTACGCCCGCCGACGCCGCTGTTCGCCCAGTGCGTACCTTTGCCGACTGGATGCGGCCCCTCGGCAGCGCACAGGTTTGGCGGTTCGGGCTGTATTACGTGGTGTTTTTCGGCGCATACGTGGCCCTCAGCCTGTTTTTGCCCAAATATTACGTAGACCACTACGACCTGCCGCTGGCACAGGCGGGCCTGCTCACGGCGCTGTTCATCTTTCCGGCCAGCCTGCTGCGGCCCCTCGGCGGCTACCTCAGTGACCGCTTCGGCCCGCGCAGCATCACGGTGGCCAGCTTTGCCGTGATGCTGCTGGGCACGTTGCCCCTGATTCGTGAACTGCCCCTGACTACGTTTATGCTGCTGACCACCGTCGTCGGTGTGGGCATGGGCGTGGGCAAGGCCAGCACTTATACGCTGGTAGCCCAGTGGTATCCGCACGATATGGGCGTGGTCGGTGGCTTGGTGGGCCTACTGGGCGGCCTCGGCGGGTTCATCCTGCCCCTCGCCTTCGCCTTTCTCAAGCCCAGCCTCGGCCCTCAAGCGGCGTTCATTACCCTGATGTTCGTCACTCTGCTCAGCACCGCCGTCTTCGTCGCCAGCATGATGCGGCTGCGGGCGCTGGGGCTTCGGCCTAACTTTGCCTAA
- the nirB gene encoding nitrite reductase large subunit NirB: MSQPTRSAVPSTLPHVVVVGSGMVSHRFVEQLRAQADASCLRVTVISEESRLAYDRVHLSSHFDQPRPELALATPAGYAELGVNVVFGRASHINRTTRSVSVGNTELTYDVLVLATGSFPFVPPLPGKEAAGCFVYRTLDDLDAMKQAAHTLIAAGKTTGIVIGGGLLGLEAAGALGKLGLQTHVVEFAPQLMPAQLDAEGGATLRRTIEGMGIGVHVGKATSEVQMDESGQVTGLAFADGSSLPADLVVFSAGIRPRDELARTSGLSVGERGGITIDDRCVTSDPAVYAVGECALHDGRVYGLVAPGYSMAKVAAASVLTDLGLSSASEARFTGADLSTKLKLLGVEVGSFGDAKGTTPGARTVSLSDNVRNTYSKLVLSEDGLRVLGGLLVGDTARYSDLLDLTLSGTPLSVPPETLIVPPIPGGAALPASANALICSCENVRSDELCSAIAGGARDVASLKKCTGAGTGCGGCVQVMHGLLQTELRRLGETVSNHLCEHYPHSRQELFDLIRVKGWQSWDEVLDAHGSGMGCEVCKPAVASILASLHNEYVLKPQHAPLQDTNDAFLANIQKNGTYSVMPRIPGGEVTAEGLIAIGEVARKFGLYCKITGGQRIDLLGAQRDDLPAIWTDLIAAGFESGHAYGKSLRTVKSCVGQTWCRYGVQDSTSLAIRLELRYRGLRSPHKLKSGVSGCTRECAEARSKDFGLIATEKGWNLYVGGNGGVTPKHALLLAEGLDEATLITLLDRFLMFYVRTADRLQRTSTWLENLEGGLEYLRAVIVDDKLGICADLDAAMLHHVGTYEDEWAAALTDTAGLARFRTFINSDARDNAIEWVDERGQIRPAPLQPLSLDGLMPLPMAGGDD; this comes from the coding sequence ATGTCGCAACCCACCCGTTCTGCCGTTCCAAGCACCTTGCCGCACGTTGTCGTCGTGGGCAGCGGCATGGTCAGCCACCGTTTCGTAGAACAACTCCGGGCGCAGGCCGACGCGAGTTGCCTGCGCGTGACCGTGATCAGCGAGGAATCCCGGCTGGCCTACGACCGGGTGCATCTGAGCAGCCACTTTGACCAACCGCGCCCTGAGCTGGCACTGGCGACTCCTGCGGGCTACGCCGAGCTGGGCGTGAATGTGGTGTTTGGCCGCGCCAGCCACATCAACCGCACCACCCGCAGCGTGAGTGTGGGGAACACTGAACTGACTTACGACGTGCTGGTGCTGGCAACGGGCAGCTTTCCCTTCGTGCCGCCGCTGCCCGGAAAAGAGGCGGCAGGCTGTTTCGTTTACCGCACGCTGGATGATCTGGACGCCATGAAACAGGCCGCCCACACCCTCATCGCAGCGGGCAAAACCACCGGAATCGTGATTGGTGGCGGGTTGCTGGGGTTGGAAGCGGCAGGCGCATTGGGCAAACTGGGACTCCAGACGCATGTGGTGGAATTCGCGCCCCAGCTGATGCCCGCGCAACTGGACGCCGAAGGAGGTGCGACGCTGCGCCGAACGATAGAGGGCATGGGCATCGGCGTACATGTGGGCAAGGCCACTTCTGAAGTACAGATGGATGAGAGCGGGCAGGTGACCGGGCTGGCCTTTGCCGACGGCTCCAGCTTGCCCGCCGACCTCGTGGTGTTTTCGGCAGGCATCCGGCCCCGCGACGAATTGGCCCGCACGAGTGGCCTCAGCGTAGGCGAGCGCGGCGGAATTACCATTGATGACCGCTGCGTGACCTCCGACCCCGCCGTGTACGCGGTGGGCGAATGCGCCCTGCACGATGGGCGCGTGTACGGGCTGGTGGCCCCCGGCTACAGCATGGCAAAGGTAGCCGCCGCCAGTGTCCTCACCGATTTGGGTCTGAGCAGTGCCTCTGAAGCCCGCTTTACCGGGGCCGACCTGTCCACCAAACTGAAATTGTTGGGCGTAGAAGTGGGCAGTTTTGGCGACGCCAAAGGCACGACCCCCGGCGCACGCACGGTGTCTCTCAGCGACAATGTGCGGAACACGTACAGCAAACTGGTGCTGTCCGAAGACGGATTGCGCGTGCTGGGCGGCCTGCTGGTGGGTGATACGGCCCGCTACAGCGACCTGCTAGACCTGACCCTGAGTGGCACGCCCCTGAGCGTGCCGCCCGAAACGCTGATCGTGCCGCCCATACCGGGAGGCGCGGCTCTGCCCGCATCTGCCAACGCCCTGATCTGCTCCTGCGAAAACGTGCGCTCGGACGAGTTGTGCAGCGCCATTGCAGGCGGAGCGCGGGACGTGGCGAGTCTGAAAAAATGCACAGGCGCGGGCACGGGCTGCGGCGGCTGTGTGCAAGTGATGCATGGCCTCCTGCAAACGGAACTGCGGCGGCTGGGCGAGACCGTGTCCAACCACCTCTGCGAACACTACCCGCACTCGCGTCAGGAACTCTTCGACCTGATTCGCGTGAAGGGCTGGCAGAGCTGGGATGAGGTGCTGGACGCACACGGCAGCGGCATGGGCTGCGAAGTGTGCAAGCCAGCGGTGGCTAGCATTTTGGCGAGCCTGCACAACGAGTATGTGCTGAAGCCGCAGCACGCGCCGCTTCAAGACACCAACGACGCTTTCCTCGCCAATATCCAGAAAAACGGCACCTACAGCGTGATGCCGCGCATTCCCGGCGGCGAAGTGACGGCAGAAGGCCTGATTGCAATTGGTGAAGTGGCCCGCAAATTCGGCCTGTACTGCAAGATTACGGGTGGGCAGCGCATCGACCTGTTGGGTGCACAGCGCGACGATCTGCCCGCCATCTGGACAGACCTGATCGCGGCAGGCTTCGAGAGCGGGCACGCTTACGGCAAGAGCCTGAGAACCGTCAAAAGCTGTGTGGGACAGACGTGGTGCCGCTACGGGGTGCAAGATTCCACCAGCCTCGCCATCCGGCTGGAACTGCGCTACCGGGGCCTGCGCAGCCCGCACAAGCTCAAATCGGGCGTATCGGGCTGCACCCGCGAGTGCGCCGAGGCCCGCAGCAAAGACTTTGGCCTGATCGCCACCGAAAAAGGCTGGAACCTGTACGTGGGCGGCAACGGCGGCGTGACGCCCAAGCACGCGCTGCTGCTGGCCGAGGGGCTGGATGAAGCCACGCTGATCACGCTGCTTGACCGCTTCCTGATGTTTTACGTGCGAACCGCAGACCGCCTGCAACGTACCAGCACTTGGCTGGAAAACCTAGAGGGCGGGCTGGAGTATCTGCGGGCCGTGATCGTGGACGACAAATTGGGCATCTGCGCCGATCTGGACGCGGCCATGCTGCACCACGTCGGCACCTACGAAGACGAATGGGCCGCCGCCCTCACCGACACGGCAGGGCTGGCCCGCTTCCGCACTTTCATCAACAGCGACGCCCGCGACAACGCCATCGAGTGGGTGGACGAACGCGGCCAAATCCGGCCCGCACCGCTGCAACCCCTGTCATTGGATGGGCTGATGCCGTTGCCGATGGCGGGCGGGGACGATTGA